From the Pseudomonas sp. SORT22 genome, one window contains:
- a CDS encoding amidase — translation MKVSEYVQFDAIGLAELIARRQVSAVEVQAAAQQAIANVEPRLNALAEHWHDEPLPSAAEGPLYGVPFLIKDLAISMQGRAHEFGSRLAQGTGSSADSFLMQRFRRAGLLTLGRTTVPELAISTTTESRLCGPTRNPWDLNRSAGGSSGGSAAAVASAMVPVAHATDGGGSIRVPAAACGLFGLKPSRGLISMGPFLDEAWNGLAVQGVLSRSVRDSALLLDCMAGAEPGDPFQVAPAQGSYLSALKQAPGPLKIAVQLHPLNGQRSDPLMLEALQGLVRTLEGLGHQCDQVDLDIGLSWDAFVEMNARFWASNTAAWLDALSAQTGRPLDADWLEPATLALHSYGQALPATDLLAAMDQRNQVTRQLGGFFKRFDLLLSPTLSQLPPVIGAYNAGQEQLDGLGWMHRVFNHSPFTALANIGGTPSMSLPLYQDAASGLPVGMQFTAGAAGERLLLSLAGQLEQALPWRGRTPPVWAAHS, via the coding sequence ATGAAGGTGAGTGAATATGTGCAATTCGATGCCATCGGCCTGGCCGAGCTGATTGCTCGAAGGCAAGTCAGTGCCGTTGAAGTGCAGGCTGCGGCGCAGCAAGCCATCGCCAACGTCGAACCCCGGCTCAATGCGCTGGCTGAACATTGGCACGACGAACCTCTGCCAAGCGCTGCTGAAGGTCCGTTGTATGGCGTGCCGTTTCTGATCAAGGACCTGGCGATCAGCATGCAGGGCCGTGCTCATGAGTTCGGCAGCCGCCTGGCCCAGGGCACCGGAAGCAGTGCCGACTCGTTCCTGATGCAGCGGTTTCGCCGCGCAGGATTGCTCACCCTGGGGCGCACTACCGTCCCGGAACTGGCGATCAGCACCACCACCGAATCGCGCCTGTGCGGCCCGACCCGCAACCCCTGGGACCTGAACCGCAGCGCCGGTGGCTCCAGCGGCGGTTCGGCAGCAGCGGTAGCCAGCGCCATGGTGCCGGTGGCCCATGCCACCGATGGCGGCGGTTCGATCCGGGTGCCGGCTGCAGCCTGCGGCTTGTTTGGCTTGAAGCCCAGCCGCGGGTTGATTTCCATGGGGCCGTTCCTGGACGAGGCCTGGAACGGCCTGGCGGTACAGGGGGTGCTCAGCCGTTCGGTGCGTGACAGCGCCCTGCTGCTCGATTGCATGGCCGGGGCAGAACCCGGTGACCCGTTCCAGGTGGCGCCAGCACAGGGCAGTTACCTGAGTGCGCTCAAGCAAGCGCCTGGGCCGTTGAAAATTGCCGTGCAGTTGCATCCGCTCAATGGCCAGCGCAGCGATCCGCTGATGCTCGAGGCGCTACAGGGCCTGGTCCGCACCCTTGAAGGTCTTGGCCACCAGTGCGATCAGGTAGACCTGGACATCGGCCTGTCGTGGGATGCTTTTGTCGAGATGAACGCGCGCTTCTGGGCCAGCAATACCGCAGCCTGGCTCGACGCATTGAGTGCCCAGACGGGTCGCCCGCTCGATGCTGACTGGCTTGAACCGGCAACCTTGGCGCTTCACAGTTACGGCCAGGCGCTGCCGGCTACCGACCTGCTGGCGGCGATGGACCAGCGCAATCAGGTCACCCGGCAACTGGGCGGGTTCTTCAAGCGTTTTGACCTGTTGCTGAGCCCGACCCTGAGCCAGTTGCCGCCGGTGATCGGCGCCTACAACGCCGGCCAGGAACAGCTCGACGGGTTGGGCTGGATGCACCGGGTGTTCAACCACTCGCCTTTCACCGCCCTGGCCAACATCGGCGGTACGCCGTCGATGTCGCTGCCGCTGTATCAGGATGCAGCCAGCGGCTTGCCGGTGGGTATGCAGTTTACCGCCGGGGCTGCGGGGGAGCGCCTGCTGCTGAGCCTGGCCGGGCAACTGGAGCAGGCGTTGCCCTGGCGCGGGCGCACCCCGCCGGTCTGGGCGGCGCATAGTTGA
- a CDS encoding EAL domain-containing protein: MDRIADVPPASQRPSLQTRKLIAAIAALFALACLIALGALFNIATTLNANEREKSSFYAHKALDQRLESSRQFLSSYAVWNAAYEHLNASPDLHWAYDEKNVGDSLYTASGYEGVFVVDDQTTKYALFKGQLSKAPASTYIENPLGPIIAKARKVAAERQQITEHVLFNGWPAVLVAAAIRPDDEVLSIDPQTTSVMLFVDQLTPEKLTRLGTGVGLAGMHIEKADAPLADQPSLMLGDTGYRLDWITPRPGDQLLWAVLPPLLGAMLVLGLLMVYFFRYALRTSRQIDANLRRLQASNLALEASEQRFRAVAEAASDWIWETDRHHRLSYLSQRFVAVTGFQSEDWLGQPLNQLLSCETTPLIQWLDNQADSDSQQVANLRCAYRDHTGQVRFCRVSARSIVFDGKLVGYRGTASDITDEVAAHARIQHLSMHDALTGLANRNKLSRFLDQALLKGQDATPLTLLLLDLDSFKPINDSLGHAAGDAVLLEVAARLRESTRDGDLVARLGGDEFVLVMNGMDSRNEIDRFCARLIDSLHQPIYFEEQALHIGASLGVAQTRLQGFDAGELIRCADIALYQAKAEGKNTWRYFSPEMNEQIQYRRQLENDLRKALKNNEFILHYQPRYRLETLEIVSVEALVRWQHPVEGLLGPDTFIPLAEQTDLIVPLGRWVLREACETARNWPAGLLVSVNLSPAQFSRSDVVRDVHQILVETGFPAQRLELEITENVMLNDIEGALGTMNALKELGVRLNMDDFGTGYSSLGYLRTYPFDSIKIDKRFIAGLSSDGNDRAVVQAIINLGKAMGLTVTAEGVETEQQLKALGKEQCHEVQGYYLSKPIDKLAFEALLQSADNNRASVS; this comes from the coding sequence ATGGACAGGATTGCCGATGTTCCGCCAGCCAGCCAGCGCCCCAGCCTGCAGACGCGCAAGCTTATTGCCGCGATTGCCGCGTTGTTCGCCCTGGCCTGCCTGATCGCCCTGGGGGCATTGTTCAACATCGCCACCACGCTCAATGCCAACGAGCGGGAGAAAAGCAGTTTCTACGCCCATAAAGCCCTGGACCAGCGCCTGGAGTCGTCGCGCCAGTTTCTCTCCAGCTATGCGGTATGGAACGCCGCTTACGAGCACCTCAATGCCAGCCCCGACCTGCATTGGGCCTATGACGAGAAGAACGTCGGCGATTCGCTGTACACCGCCAGCGGCTACGAAGGGGTGTTCGTCGTCGATGACCAAACCACCAAATACGCCCTGTTCAAAGGCCAGTTGAGCAAGGCGCCAGCGAGCACCTATATAGAGAACCCGCTGGGCCCGATTATCGCCAAGGCGCGCAAAGTTGCAGCCGAGCGCCAGCAGATCACCGAGCATGTGTTGTTCAACGGCTGGCCCGCCGTGCTGGTTGCCGCCGCCATTCGCCCGGACGACGAGGTGCTGAGCATCGACCCGCAAACCACCTCGGTCATGCTCTTCGTCGATCAGCTGACCCCGGAAAAACTCACCCGCCTGGGCACCGGTGTCGGCCTTGCCGGCATGCACATCGAAAAAGCCGACGCGCCGCTGGCGGACCAGCCCAGCCTGATGCTCGGCGACACCGGCTACCGGCTCGACTGGATCACCCCGCGCCCTGGCGACCAACTGCTCTGGGCCGTGTTGCCGCCGCTGCTTGGCGCCATGCTGGTGCTGGGCCTGCTGATGGTGTACTTCTTCCGCTATGCCCTGCGCACTTCACGGCAAATCGATGCCAACCTGCGCCGCCTGCAAGCCAGCAACCTGGCGTTGGAAGCCAGCGAGCAACGCTTTCGCGCCGTGGCCGAGGCGGCCTCGGACTGGATCTGGGAAACCGACCGCCATCACCGCCTCAGCTACCTGTCCCAGCGCTTCGTCGCCGTGACCGGTTTTCAGAGTGAAGACTGGCTGGGCCAGCCGCTCAATCAATTGCTCAGTTGCGAGACCACGCCGCTGATCCAGTGGCTCGACAACCAGGCCGATTCCGACTCGCAGCAGGTCGCCAACCTGCGCTGCGCCTACCGCGACCATACCGGCCAGGTGCGCTTCTGCCGGGTCTCGGCGCGCTCGATCGTGTTCGATGGCAAGCTGGTCGGCTATCGCGGCACCGCCAGCGACATTACCGATGAGGTGGCGGCCCATGCGCGCATCCAGCACCTGTCGATGCACGACGCGCTGACGGGCCTGGCCAACCGCAACAAGCTCTCACGCTTTCTTGATCAGGCATTGCTCAAGGGCCAGGACGCCACTCCATTGACCTTGCTGTTGCTTGACCTGGACAGCTTCAAGCCGATCAACGATTCCCTCGGCCACGCTGCCGGCGACGCCGTGTTGCTTGAGGTAGCCGCGCGCCTGCGCGAATCGACCCGTGACGGCGACCTGGTGGCGCGGCTGGGTGGCGACGAGTTCGTGCTGGTGATGAACGGCATGGACAGCCGCAACGAAATCGACCGCTTTTGCGCGCGCTTGATCGACAGCCTGCACCAGCCGATCTACTTCGAAGAACAGGCCCTGCACATCGGCGCCAGCCTCGGTGTGGCGCAAACGCGCCTGCAGGGCTTCGATGCCGGCGAGCTGATCCGCTGCGCCGACATCGCCCTGTACCAGGCCAAGGCCGAGGGCAAGAACACCTGGCGTTACTTCTCGCCAGAGATGAACGAGCAGATCCAGTACCGCCGTCAATTGGAAAACGACTTGCGCAAGGCGCTGAAAAACAACGAGTTCATCCTTCACTACCAGCCCCGCTACCGCCTCGAGACCCTCGAGATCGTCTCGGTCGAGGCCTTGGTGCGCTGGCAGCATCCAGTCGAGGGTCTATTAGGCCCGGACACCTTCATCCCCTTGGCCGAGCAGACCGACCTGATCGTGCCTCTGGGCCGCTGGGTGCTACGCGAAGCCTGTGAAACCGCGCGCAACTGGCCGGCCGGCCTGCTGGTTTCGGTCAACCTTTCGCCTGCGCAGTTCTCGCGCAGCGACGTGGTCAGGGATGTTCACCAGATTCTGGTCGAGACCGGCTTCCCAGCCCAGCGCCTGGAACTGGAGATCACCGAGAACGTGATGCTCAACGATATCGAAGGTGCGCTGGGCACCATGAACGCGCTCAAGGAACTGGGCGTGCGCCTGAACATGGATGACTTCGGCACCGGTTACTCGTCGCTGGGCTACCTGCGTACCTACCCGTTCGACAGCATCAAGATCGACAAGCGCTTCATCGCCGGGCTCAGCAGCGATGGCAACGACCGCGCCGTGGTGCAGGCGATCATCAACCTGGGCAAGGCCATGGGCCTGACCGTGACCGCCGAAGGGGTGGAGACCGAGCAGCAACTCAAGGCCCTGGGCAAGGAGCAATGCCACGAGGTGCAGGGCTACTACCTGAGCAAACCGATCGACAAACTGGCTTTCGAGGCGCTGCTGCAATCTGCCGACAACAACCGCGCCAGCGTCTCCTAG
- a CDS encoding TetR/AcrR family transcriptional regulator — protein MRSQRIARLPPRERVLDAAHELFFNEGISRVTVDAIAAKAETTKMTVYRHFESKDVLVVEWLRLLMAEYDELWARLAEQFNGQPTRQILGFAEFLVQEPLLSSHRGCAYTNTLAELPVCGSPARELIEAHKRRQAARLVRLCKEAGMVEPQQAAFELTLLLEGVQIVAQNKGFDQVGPNLLKLVRARLGLPAA, from the coding sequence ATGCGTTCGCAACGAATCGCCCGCTTGCCCCCGCGCGAGCGGGTCCTGGATGCCGCCCACGAGCTGTTTTTCAACGAGGGCATCAGCCGCGTCACCGTCGATGCCATTGCTGCCAAGGCAGAAACCACCAAGATGACCGTGTACCGGCATTTCGAATCCAAGGACGTGCTGGTAGTGGAGTGGTTGCGTCTGTTGATGGCCGAATACGATGAGCTATGGGCGCGCCTGGCCGAACAGTTCAACGGCCAGCCGACGCGACAGATCCTCGGATTTGCCGAATTCCTGGTCCAGGAACCGCTGCTGTCTTCGCACCGTGGCTGCGCCTATACCAACACCCTGGCGGAGTTGCCGGTGTGTGGCAGCCCGGCACGCGAGTTGATCGAGGCGCACAAGCGTCGTCAGGCGGCGCGCCTGGTGCGCTTGTGCAAAGAGGCAGGGATGGTAGAACCGCAGCAGGCAGCGTTCGAACTGACGCTGCTGCTTGAGGGGGTACAGATCGTTGCGCAGAACAAGGGCTTCGACCAGGTCGGGCCGAACCTGCTCAAGCTGGTGCGGGCGCGGTTGGGGTTACCTGCGGCCTAG
- a CDS encoding HlyD family secretion protein, with the protein MRAAVRIAVTLCLVAVAIFAGWKLWQYYMLTPWTRDAKIRADVVIIAPDVSGWVRELKVRDNQQVKAGELLMSIDRDRFEAALDKANAVAETRQQQLRLREHEASRRAALGPQAISAELRENAQINAAVARGELREALAEVKVAAINLARSQVKAPRSGHITNLRLAEGNYVNAGQAVMALVDDSTFYVQAYFEETKLPRIRVGDPVKVWLMSAGEPMQGHVESISRGITDRNANPDSQLLAEVEPTFNWVRLAQRIPVRIKLDQVPEGVNLSAGMTASVQVREDQVQR; encoded by the coding sequence CTACATGCTCACGCCCTGGACCCGTGATGCGAAGATTCGCGCCGACGTGGTGATCATTGCCCCGGACGTATCTGGCTGGGTACGTGAGCTGAAGGTGCGTGACAACCAGCAGGTCAAGGCCGGCGAGTTGCTCATGTCGATCGACCGTGACCGCTTCGAGGCCGCCCTGGACAAAGCCAACGCCGTGGCCGAAACCCGCCAGCAACAACTGCGCCTGCGCGAACACGAAGCCTCGCGCCGTGCCGCCCTCGGCCCTCAGGCGATCAGCGCGGAACTGCGCGAAAATGCCCAGATCAACGCCGCCGTTGCCCGTGGCGAATTGCGCGAAGCGTTGGCTGAGGTCAAGGTCGCGGCCATCAACCTGGCGCGCAGCCAGGTCAAGGCGCCGCGCAGCGGGCATATCACCAACCTGCGCCTGGCCGAAGGCAACTACGTCAATGCCGGGCAGGCGGTGATGGCCCTGGTGGACGACTCGACCTTCTACGTCCAGGCCTACTTCGAAGAGACCAAGCTGCCACGCATCCGCGTCGGTGACCCGGTCAAGGTCTGGCTGATGAGCGCTGGCGAGCCTATGCAGGGGCATGTCGAGAGCATCAGCCGCGGCATCACCGACCGCAACGCCAACCCCGACAGCCAGTTGCTCGCCGAAGTAGAACCGACCTTCAACTGGGTGCGCCTGGCCCAGCGCATTCCGGTGCGGATCAAGCTTGATCAGGTACCTGAAGGGGTCAACCTCAGCGCCGGCATGACCGCCAGTGTGCAGGTGCGCGAGGACCAAGTGCAGCGCTGA
- a CDS encoding SDR family oxidoreductase → MTRKIALITGASRGLGKNTAQHLAAQGIDIIGTYHSKADEAQALVKTLEASGVRAAMLQLDVSNSASFEAFAHRLSATLQQVFGRQQLDFLVNNAGIGINAPFSETSEAQFEQLFNIQLKGPFFLTQRLLPLIAEQGRIVNISTGLTRFALPGYAAYAAMKGAMEVLTRYQAKELGARGIRVNILAPGAIETDFGGGVVRDNTEVNDFIAGNTALGRVGLPDDIGAAVALLLGDGGGWITGQRLEVSGGMFL, encoded by the coding sequence ATGACCCGCAAAATCGCATTGATCACCGGCGCCAGCCGCGGCCTGGGCAAGAACACCGCCCAGCACCTGGCTGCCCAGGGCATCGATATCATCGGCACCTACCACAGCAAGGCCGACGAAGCCCAGGCGCTGGTCAAAACCCTTGAGGCCAGCGGCGTTCGAGCGGCCATGCTGCAACTGGACGTGAGCAATAGCGCCAGCTTCGAGGCCTTTGCCCACCGGCTGAGCGCCACCCTGCAACAGGTGTTTGGCCGTCAGCAGCTGGACTTTCTGGTCAACAATGCCGGCATCGGTATCAATGCACCGTTCAGCGAAACCAGCGAAGCGCAGTTCGAGCAGCTGTTCAATATCCAGCTCAAAGGCCCGTTCTTCCTGACCCAACGCTTGCTGCCGCTGATTGCCGAGCAGGGCCGGATCGTCAATATTTCTACCGGCCTGACCCGCTTTGCCCTGCCCGGCTATGCCGCCTATGCGGCCATGAAAGGCGCCATGGAGGTGCTGACCCGCTATCAGGCCAAAGAGCTAGGGGCGCGTGGCATTCGCGTCAACATCCTCGCCCCGGGGGCGATCGAAACCGATTTCGGCGGCGGCGTGGTGCGTGACAACACCGAGGTCAATGACTTTATCGCCGGCAACACCGCCCTGGGCCGGGTCGGCCTGCCAGACGACATCGGCGCCGCGGTTGCCCTGTTGCTTGGCGATGGCGGCGGCTGGATTACCGGCCAGCGTCTGGAAGTCTCCGGCGGCATGTTTCTTTAA
- a CDS encoding diguanylate cyclase has translation MEKKNGKGLSFVKRIYLPRIIGLGIGMLSVMAGISSLPVPAWVWGLLLFNGLVWPHLAYQIALRAKVPYHAEYRNLQLDSLMGGFWTATLQFNPLPSVTILAMMAMNNFAAGGQRLFIKGLLIQGLGMLLSMALFGPGLQLHASTLQVYACLPMLTLYPMAVGWVCYRLAMKLSEHKRRLSALSRTDSLTGLLNHGSWKDLLQLKFQICQQQGREAVIAIIDIDHFKAINDTYGHVVGDCVLHQLSNELKRTLREDDLAGRYGGDEFCVILPDTRMEHASQAMERLRERVGSYRNPQLPELRISLSIGLASCSAALPDPEAWLNEADKALYCAKKAGRNQVNFAHSDLSALKLAYPD, from the coding sequence ATGGAAAAGAAAAACGGCAAGGGACTTTCATTTGTAAAGCGGATCTACCTGCCGCGCATCATCGGCCTGGGGATCGGCATGCTCAGCGTTATGGCCGGGATTTCCAGCCTGCCGGTGCCCGCCTGGGTATGGGGCCTGCTGCTGTTCAACGGCCTGGTGTGGCCGCACCTGGCTTATCAGATTGCCTTGCGCGCCAAGGTTCCGTATCACGCCGAGTACCGCAACCTGCAACTGGACTCGCTGATGGGCGGGTTCTGGACCGCCACCCTGCAGTTCAATCCCCTGCCCAGCGTGACCATCCTGGCGATGATGGCCATGAACAACTTCGCTGCCGGCGGCCAGCGCCTGTTCATCAAGGGCCTGCTGATCCAGGGCCTGGGCATGCTGCTGTCGATGGCCCTGTTCGGCCCCGGGCTGCAATTGCATGCCAGCACCCTGCAGGTCTATGCCTGCCTGCCGATGCTGACCCTGTATCCCATGGCCGTTGGCTGGGTCTGCTACCGCCTGGCGATGAAGCTGTCTGAGCACAAGCGCCGGCTAAGCGCCCTGAGCCGCACCGACAGCCTCACCGGCCTGCTCAATCACGGCTCATGGAAGGACCTGCTGCAGCTCAAGTTCCAGATCTGCCAGCAGCAAGGCCGCGAGGCGGTGATCGCGATCATCGATATTGACCATTTCAAGGCCATCAACGACACCTACGGCCATGTGGTCGGCGATTGCGTCCTGCACCAGTTGAGCAACGAGCTCAAACGCACCCTACGCGAAGATGACCTGGCCGGACGCTACGGCGGTGACGAGTTCTGCGTGATTCTGCCAGATACCCGCATGGAACACGCCAGTCAGGCCATGGAACGCCTGCGCGAGCGGGTTGGCAGCTACCGCAACCCGCAACTGCCGGAGCTGCGCATCAGCCTCAGTATCGGCCTGGCCAGTTGCAGCGCGGCCCTGCCCGACCCGGAAGCCTGGCTCAACGAGGCCGACAAGGCCCTGTACTGCGCGAAGAAAGCCGGGCGTAACCAGGTCAATTTCGCCCATTCGGACCTCAGCGCGCTGAAGCTGGCCTATCCTGACTGA
- a CDS encoding LysR family transcriptional regulator: MNKLELLRTFVRVSELASFTLAAESLGLPRSSVSEQVQALETLLGARLFNRTTRRVQATQDGLQLYERSKDLLGRMDELEGLFRTDAAALSGRLRIDLPTLVARRIILPNLPQFVDRHPGLTLEISCTDRQVDLLREGFDCVLRIGMLSDLNLVARPLGSLPMINCASPAYLQRFGTPTRLSDLANHQLIHYVRQLGARSPGFEYQQDGATRYQAMPGVITVNSSEAYESACLAGLGLIQAPAAGLREYIERGELVPVLQAFNAPPMPVSLLYAGQLHLPQRVRAFMDWLAQLLQAPLDQAASER, from the coding sequence ATGAACAAGCTGGAACTGCTGCGCACCTTTGTCCGGGTCAGCGAGCTGGCAAGTTTTACCTTGGCCGCCGAGAGCCTGGGGTTGCCGCGCTCGAGTGTCTCCGAACAGGTTCAGGCCCTGGAAACGCTGCTTGGCGCGCGCCTGTTCAATCGCACCACGCGGCGGGTGCAGGCGACCCAGGATGGCCTGCAACTGTACGAGCGTAGCAAAGACCTGCTGGGGCGCATGGATGAGCTGGAGGGGCTGTTTCGCACGGATGCCGCCGCCCTCAGCGGACGCTTGCGCATCGATCTGCCGACCTTGGTGGCACGGCGCATCATCTTGCCGAACTTGCCGCAGTTCGTTGACCGCCACCCGGGCCTGACCCTGGAAATCAGTTGCACTGATCGCCAGGTCGACCTGCTGCGTGAGGGTTTTGACTGCGTGCTGCGCATCGGCATGTTGAGCGACCTGAACCTGGTCGCCCGGCCCCTGGGTAGCTTGCCCATGATCAATTGCGCGAGCCCCGCCTACCTGCAGCGCTTTGGTACACCCACCCGCCTGTCGGACTTGGCCAACCACCAGTTGATTCACTATGTGAGGCAACTGGGCGCCCGCAGCCCGGGCTTCGAATATCAACAGGATGGCGCCACGCGTTACCAGGCCATGCCCGGGGTCATCACCGTCAACAGCAGCGAAGCCTACGAAAGCGCCTGCCTGGCCGGGCTGGGGCTGATTCAGGCACCGGCCGCAGGTTTGCGCGAGTACATCGAGCGCGGCGAGCTGGTACCGGTGCTGCAGGCCTTCAATGCGCCGCCGATGCCGGTGTCATTGCTTTACGCCGGGCAACTGCACCTGCCGCAACGGGTGCGGGCATTCATGGACTGGCTGGCGCAGTTGCTTCAGGCACCACTCGATCAAGCGGCAAGCGAAAGGTAA
- a CDS encoding DUF2025 family protein, with protein MHITSQDICAAADQLKGFVGFHRKLGKHIVRFSEDSFGMDVADDSITPSNEFVWQAAEAEVMTLSRTLIEILLAQNVDERLNVTEPLRVYLRRKDLPEIAAQRRLRA; from the coding sequence ATGCACATCACATCCCAGGATATCTGCGCCGCTGCTGACCAGCTCAAGGGCTTTGTCGGCTTTCATCGCAAGCTTGGCAAGCACATCGTGCGTTTCAGCGAAGACTCGTTCGGCATGGACGTGGCTGACGACAGCATCACCCCGAGCAACGAATTCGTCTGGCAGGCCGCCGAGGCCGAGGTCATGACCTTGAGCCGAACCTTGATCGAGATTCTTCTGGCGCAGAACGTCGATGAACGGTTGAATGTGACCGAGCCGTTGCGGGTTTACCTGCGCCGCAAGGATTTGCCAGAGATCGCCGCGCAGCGACGGCTGCGGGCCTGA
- a CDS encoding MBL fold metallo-hydrolase, whose amino-acid sequence MKLTFILGVFLLMAPLTPQAGEPAQRQDGRYRNQAQLPQDGVMKKLRIGLKYLFLKKPADTRPSVSIAVQPLSRQQLLEAPDHSVWRLGHSTVLLKLRERFFITDPVFAERASPVQWAGPLRFHPPPLKLEELPPLTAVILSHDHFDHLDEQAIRQLAVSAEHFIAPLGVGDILIGWGVPAAKVRQLDWWQETSVEGVRFVATPAQHFSGRGLFDSNSTLWASWVMIDDQLKVFFSGDTGYFAGFKEIGRQYGPFDLTLIETGAYNVNWPDVHMQPEQSLQAHLDLRGRWLLPIHNSTFDLSTHSWHEPFDRILALANAAQVPLSTPQIGERVSIEQPHSGPAWWQPKPQRELRKGGERALAAREP is encoded by the coding sequence ATGAAACTTACCTTCATCCTTGGAGTGTTTCTGCTCATGGCCCCGCTGACTCCCCAGGCCGGTGAACCGGCGCAACGCCAGGATGGGCGTTATCGCAACCAGGCGCAGTTGCCCCAGGACGGGGTGATGAAAAAACTGCGTATCGGCCTCAAGTACCTGTTCCTGAAAAAGCCCGCCGATACCCGCCCCAGTGTCAGCATCGCCGTGCAGCCACTGAGCCGCCAGCAGTTGCTCGAGGCCCCGGACCACAGCGTCTGGCGCCTGGGGCATTCCACGGTATTGCTGAAACTGCGCGAGCGCTTCTTCATTACCGACCCGGTGTTCGCCGAGCGCGCCTCGCCGGTGCAATGGGCCGGGCCCCTGCGCTTTCACCCGCCACCGCTGAAACTCGAGGAGTTGCCGCCGTTGACCGCGGTGATCCTCTCCCATGACCACTTTGACCACCTCGACGAGCAGGCCATACGCCAACTGGCCGTTAGCGCCGAGCACTTTATTGCGCCTTTGGGGGTGGGCGATATTCTGATCGGCTGGGGCGTACCGGCGGCCAAGGTCAGGCAGCTGGATTGGTGGCAGGAAACCAGCGTCGAAGGTGTGCGATTTGTCGCCACCCCGGCGCAGCATTTTTCTGGCCGCGGCCTGTTCGACAGCAACAGCACCCTGTGGGCCTCCTGGGTGATGATCGATGACCAGCTGAAAGTGTTCTTCAGTGGCGATACCGGCTATTTCGCCGGCTTCAAGGAAATCGGCAGGCAGTACGGTCCCTTCGACCTGACCCTGATCGAAACCGGCGCCTACAACGTCAATTGGCCTGATGTACACATGCAGCCCGAGCAAAGCCTGCAGGCGCACCTCGACCTGCGCGGGCGCTGGCTGTTGCCGATTCATAACAGCACCTTCGACCTCTCCACCCACAGCTGGCATGAACCCTTCGACCGTATCCTGGCCCTGGCCAACGCGGCGCAGGTACCTTTGAGCACGCCGCAGATCGGCGAGCGGGTCAGTATCGAGCAGCCACACAGCGGGCCGGCCTGGTGGCAGCCCAAGCCACAACGGGAATTACGCAAGGGCGGTGAGCGGGCGCTGGCGGCGCGCGAGCCCTAG
- a CDS encoding ATP-binding protein — translation MSTAVTSDIATISRINAVPAILQVICETTGLRFAAVARVTDSSWTACAVLDSLGFGLEVGGELDLITTLCHEIRASHQTIVIDKASEDELYCNHHTPRIYKFESYISVPVFRTDGSFFGTICALDPLPANLKGSAIQPMMESFARLLSIQIESEENAQQTEQALEEERAIADLREQFIAVLGHDLRNPLFAITAGAELLSQRLQDEKSRAIAQHILTCGRRANQLVRDVLDFARGRLGNGIMINVQPCPDLADALSHVASELQRVHPQRLIRLNIGDLGDIQCDRERVTQLLSNLIANALTHGAADSPVNVMADIRERVFVLGVHNLGEPIAPQVMAQLFQPFSRPRDDAPQPGLGLGLYIANQIALAHGGRMEVVSSAEAGTLFTFRLPLDRVVPEATAPASP, via the coding sequence ATGAGCACCGCCGTCACTTCCGATATCGCCACGATCAGCCGAATCAACGCAGTACCGGCCATCCTGCAGGTGATCTGCGAGACCACCGGCTTGCGTTTCGCCGCCGTCGCCCGGGTCACCGACAGCAGCTGGACGGCCTGCGCGGTGCTCGACTCGCTGGGCTTTGGCCTGGAGGTCGGCGGCGAACTCGACCTGATCACCACCCTGTGTCACGAGATCCGCGCCAGCCACCAGACCATCGTGATCGACAAGGCCAGCGAAGACGAGCTGTACTGCAACCACCACACCCCGCGTATCTACAAGTTCGAAAGCTATATTTCGGTGCCGGTGTTTCGCACCGACGGCAGCTTCTTCGGCACCATCTGCGCCCTCGACCCATTGCCGGCCAATCTCAAGGGCAGCGCCATCCAGCCGATGATGGAGTCCTTCGCCCGCCTGCTGTCGATCCAGATCGAAAGCGAAGAGAACGCCCAGCAAACCGAACAGGCCCTGGAAGAAGAACGCGCCATCGCCGACTTGCGTGAACAGTTCATCGCCGTGCTCGGCCACGACCTGCGCAATCCGCTGTTCGCCATCACCGCCGGTGCCGAACTGCTCAGCCAGCGCCTGCAAGACGAAAAAAGCCGCGCCATCGCCCAGCACATCCTGACCTGTGGCCGGCGCGCCAACCAGCTGGTCCGCGATGTCCTGGATTTTGCCCGTGGCCGCCTGGGCAACGGCATCATGATCAACGTCCAACCCTGCCCGGATCTGGCCGACGCCCTCAGCCACGTGGCTTCGGAGCTGCAACGGGTGCATCCGCAGCGCTTGATTCGGCTGAACATCGGCGATCTCGGCGACATCCAATGCGACCGTGAACGGGTCACCCAACTGCTGTCCAACCTGATTGCCAACGCCCTCACCCACGGCGCCGCCGACAGCCCGGTAAATGTCATGGCCGATATCCGCGAGCGGGTGTTCGTCCTCGGTGTGCACAACCTCGGTGAACCGATTGCACCCCAGGTGATGGCGCAGTTGTTCCAGCCCTTTTCACGGCCACGCGATGATGCGCCGCAACCCGGTCTGGGCCTGGGCCTGTATATCGCCAACCAGATTGCCCTGGCCCACGGCGGGCGCATGGAGGTGGTGTCGAGCGCCGAAGCCGGTACGCTGTTTACCTTTCGCTTGCCGCTTGATCGAGTGGTGCCTGAAGCAACTGCGCCAGCCAGTCCATGA